DNA from Globicephala melas chromosome 11, mGloMel1.2, whole genome shotgun sequence:
GGACCGCATCTCCAGAGACGATAACCAGTACCTGGAACTGGCTACTCTGGAGCACAGGATGTTGCAGGTAGGCCCCTTCCTCATCTGGAGAGGGACCCTAGCCTGGCAGGTCATGGAGGGGCGAGGTGGGAGCCCTGACTAGTTAGGGGGTCAGACACCTGGTGAGGAGGTAAACTAGAAGCCCCTGTGGAGGGACTGGGCCCCAGGCTTCCAGAGCTTCTCCACGCACTTCCTCCTGGAATACTGGGATCAGTGGTCCAGGACAGTATAATCTGGACCCCAGATTACTGAGGAGGGAGCACCATGCAGGGGTCTGGCCCAGAGAGCGCCGGACACTTCCCTTCTGTTAGACACATTCTGTAGACACCACTGCATGTCCGGCCAGACCCAAGACTGCTTGGGGAGGATAGTGCCACTCACCTTGACCACCCCCAGTTCCTTTGCTCCTCCCTCCTGACCAGGCTTATGCTACCTTTACTCATTCAACGTGTTTATGGAACATGTAATCTGTGCCAGACGtgaagctgagccccagggacaTGGTAGTGGGACATCTGCTGGCGGCTGCTGGGCCAGGTTGCTGCTATATGACAGCTTTGCTTCTGCAGGAGGAGAAGAGGCTTCGTATGACCTATCTGCGTGCCGAAGACTCCGAGCGAGAGAAgttctccctcttctctgcagCTGTGCGGGAAAGTCATGAGAAGGAGCGCACTCGGGCTGAGAGGACCAAGAACTGGTCCCTCATTGGGTCAGTCCTGGGGGCCTTGATTGGTGTGGCTGGCTCCACCTACGTGAACCGTGTGCGGCTACAGGAGCTGAAGGTCTTGCTTCTGGAGGCTCAGAAGGGGCCTGTGAGCCTCCAGGAAGCCATCCGAGAACAGGCGTCCAGCTACTCCCTCCAGCAGAGGGACCTCCATGACCTCATGGCAGACCTGAGGGGCCTGGTGCAAGCTGGGCCTGGGCAGAGCTCTTTGTCCCAGGCAGGTACTTCCCCCACccgagacagagacacagaggtcCTTTCAGCTGCCTTGAGAGAGCAGCTCAGCCATTCCAGGCAGGTCCATTCATGTCTAGAGGGTTTACGAGAGCAGCTTGATGGCCTGGAAGAGACTTTGGGCCAAGTGGCTGGGGTGCTTCAGCTTGCAAAGGCTGCAGCGCACCCAGGCCTGGTGGAGCCGGCAGATGGGGCCCTGTCTGGGTCCTTGCTGGAACAGGGGAGCATGATCTTGGGGCTGTCAGACATGGAGCAGAGGCTAGAAGCCCAGGTCAACAGGAACACCATCTATGGCACACTGGTCACCTGCGTGACATTTGTGGCCATCCTGCCTGTGCTGTATATGCTGTTCAGGGCCAGCTAGCCCCTGGACCCACCtccagagggaggaggtatggatGTGGATTTAGTTAGAGAATGAAGCAATGAAGTGAGCCTTCAGGGGTGCACTCAACCTCAGCCTGAGTCTGTGTGGCTCACCAGCAGACATACTTTGCTTTTTAGGCAACACTCATTTACATTAACTATCGAAAATTTGTGCTAACGTCCAATTAAAGTGTCTTTAAGTTTGTCTTATTTAAAGTAATTTGTTAGACTGGGTTTTGTCCATTGAAAATAGAGATTTGGGACTCGAGGGTTGGGCCTGGAAGTAGGGTAATCGCCCCCTTTTAGTTCCTCTCTCATCTCTTGGTCTTGCCCCCAGTTCAGGATCATTTTGGACGTACTTACCGCTTGAGGCctggattttcattttggatttccTGGCCTGTCCTCCACTTGCCCAGCCCTCCTGTGTCACGTGGCCCATGATTTCCAGTGAGTAAAACCTAGCCTGCTTCCCACCCATTGGTGACCATGGTTACTGCCCCTCTTCGGGATCACTTTCTCTGCCATGTTGGGGAGAACTTCCTGTTTCTAACACTGGAGGAATGATCAGAGGAGAGCAGGGAAGAGAGACTGGGGGAATGGTTGGTAAATATTGCTGGGGACATAATTACAGGGATTGGCGGCCAGTCTGGTTCCCTGGTGCAGAGAATGCTTTGGGCAGCACCACTTGGGCTGGTGTCGTCCCACACACAGCCTAGGGCTGACCTCTACAGCCTTGGGCAGAGTTCAGCCCACCAGCAGTGTGAATGGTGAGGCAGTGATGGGGAGGGACCTCCCAGAGGTGGGAGGTGCAGTTGGGGGGGCATGGAGGCAGAGTGCCCTGAGAACCCTTTACCTCCTCCTTTTCAGTGGAGAACAGCAACCTTTGACCTCCTGGGATAAATGGCCATGGGTGGCCTTGTGTGTCCTTGACTAAACAGGAGCAGTGGGGAGGCACTCGGCTTGCACTGTGGGTCTGGAGAACCCACCCTCTCAGGGTGCACTGAGGTTGTGTGCAGGGTCTGCAGGTAGGGGCTTCTGTGGGCTGGGCAGAGCTGACTCACAGCAGAGGCCTGTGGAGCCAGAAGTGCTTCCATGAGATGCCCTC
Protein-coding regions in this window:
- the CCDC51 gene encoding mitochondrial potassium channel isoform X2; the encoded protein is MVARGLVREAREDLEGQQAKLKEVRDRLDRISRDDNQYLELATLEHRMLQEEKRLRMTYLRAEDSEREKFSLFSAAVRESHEKERTRAERTKNWSLIGSVLGALIGVAGSTYVNRVRLQELKVLLLEAQKGPVSLQEAIREQASSYSLQQRDLHDLMADLRGLVQAGPGQSSLSQAGTSPTRDRDTEVLSAALREQLSHSRQVHSCLEGLREQLDGLEETLGQVAGVLQLAKAAAHPGLVEPADGALSGSLLEQGSMILGLSDMEQRLEAQVNRNTIYGTLVTCVTFVAILPVLYMLFRAS
- the CCDC51 gene encoding mitochondrial potassium channel isoform X3; this encodes MAKTWWDRYEEFVGLSEVREAQGNVTEAEKVFMVARGLVREAREDLEGQQAKLKEVRDRLDRISRDDNQYLELATLEHRMLQEEKRLRMTYLRAEDSEREKFSLFSAAVRESHEKERTRAERTKNWSLIGSVLGALIGVAGSTYVNRVRLQELKVLLLEAQKGPVSLQEAIREQASSYSLQQRDLHDLMADLRGLVQAGPGQSSLSQAGTSPTRDRDTEVLSAALREQLSHSRQVHSCLEGLREQLDGLEETLGQVAGVLQLAKAAAHPGLVEPADGALSGSLLEQGSMILGLSDMEQRLEAQVNRNTIYGTLVTCVTFVAILPVLYMLFRAS
- the CCDC51 gene encoding mitochondrial potassium channel isoform X1 codes for the protein MTGCSPVLAMRHVVGVSPVLVRRGLLGRDLFMTRTLCSPGPSQPREKRPEEVALGLYHRLTALGGALGHSIQQRASSMAKTWWDRYEEFVGLSEVREAQGNVTEAEKVFMVARGLVREAREDLEGQQAKLKEVRDRLDRISRDDNQYLELATLEHRMLQEEKRLRMTYLRAEDSEREKFSLFSAAVRESHEKERTRAERTKNWSLIGSVLGALIGVAGSTYVNRVRLQELKVLLLEAQKGPVSLQEAIREQASSYSLQQRDLHDLMADLRGLVQAGPGQSSLSQAGTSPTRDRDTEVLSAALREQLSHSRQVHSCLEGLREQLDGLEETLGQVAGVLQLAKAAAHPGLVEPADGALSGSLLEQGSMILGLSDMEQRLEAQVNRNTIYGTLVTCVTFVAILPVLYMLFRAS